One genomic window of Haemorhous mexicanus isolate bHaeMex1 chromosome 17, bHaeMex1.pri, whole genome shotgun sequence includes the following:
- the LOC132335185 gene encoding glucagon receptor-like — protein MRDTPGAGSLRSLVQLAWLCLLSSVPHGGAKVLEKTFEEWLRYRDECLRRMASEPYPAGLFCNRTFDMYACWPDGSPGTAVNVSCPFYLPWFEKVKHGLVSRRCGTDGQWVTVNGSQPWRDYSQCEDELEVTAEEEGARRLMVSFKVLYTVGYSLSLLTLISALLVLTACRNLRCTRNYIHANLFASFGLRATSVMVKDALLERRWGVELVQVADWEALLSHEAALGCRAAQVLMQYCILANHYWFLVEAVYLYKLLIGAVFSEKNYYRLYLYLGWGTPVVFVVPWMAAKYLKENAECWALNENMAYWWIIRIPILLASLINLLIFMRILKVILAKLRANQKGYADYKLRLAKATLTLIPLFGIHEVVFIFATDEQTTGILRYVKVFFTLFLNSFQGFLVAVLYCFANKEVKSEMKKKWQLWKLDHPVLCCAQ, from the exons ATGAGGGACACGCCTGGAGCTGGATCCCTGCGGAGCCTCGTCCAgcttgcctggctgtgcctcctcTCCTCCGTGCCG CACGGAGGGGCCAAGGTGCTGGAGAAGACCTTCGAGGAGTGGCTGCGGTACCGTGACGAGTGCCTGAGGAGGATGGCGAGCGAGCCCTACCCGGCAG GGCTGTTCTGTAACAGGACATTTGACATGTACGCCTGCTGGCCCGAtgggagccctggcactgctgtcaACGTCTCCTGCCCCTTCTACCTGCCCTGGTTTGAGAAAG TGAAGCACGGGCTGGTGAGCCGCAGGTGTGGCACCGACGGCCAGTGGGTGACAGTGAAcggcagccagccctggagggacTACTCCCAGTGCGAGGATGAGCTGGAGGTCACTGCTGAGGAG GAAGGCGCCCGCCGGCTCATGGTGAGCTTCAAGGTGCTCTACACCGTGGGGTACTCGCTGTCACTGCTCACCCTCATCTCCGCCCTGCTCGTCCTCACCGCCTGCAG GAACCTGCGCTGCACCAGGAATTACATCCACGCCAACCTGTTCGCCTCCTTCGGGCTGCGCGCCACCTCGGTGATGGTGAAGGACGCGCTGCTGGAGCGGCGCTGGGGCGTGGAGCTGGTGCAGGTGGCCGACTGGGAGGCTCTGCTGAGCCACGAG GCAGCGCTGGGGTGCCGCGCGGCGCAGGTGCTGATGCAGTACTGCATCCTGGCCAACCACTACTGGTTCCTGGTGGAAGCTGTCTACCTCTACAAGCTGCTCATCGGGGCCGTGTTCTCCGAGAAGAATTACTACAGGCTCTACCTCTACCTGGGCTGGG GGACTCCCGTGGTGTTCGTGGTGCCCTGGATGGCCGCCAAGTACCTGAAGGAGAATGCGGA gtgctgggcactgaaCGAGAACATGGCTTACTGGTGGATCATCCGCATCCCCATCCTGCTCGCCTCCCTG ATCAACCTGCTCATCTTCATGCGGATCCTCAAGGTGATCCTGGCCAAGCTCCGGGCCAACCAGAAGGGCTACGCCGACTACAAGCTGAG GCTGGCCAAAGCCACCCTGACCCTCATCCCTCTCTTCGGGATCCACGAGGTCGTTTTCATCTTCGCCACGGACGAGCAAACCACGGGCATCCTGCGCTACGTCAAGGTGTTCTTCACCCTCTTCCTCAACTCCTTCCAG ggcttcctGGTGGCTGTGCTGTACTGCTTTGCCAACAAAGAG GTGAAGTCCGAGATGAAGAAGAAGTGGCAGCTCTGGAAGCTCGACCACCcggtgctctgctgtgcccagtgA